Proteins from a single region of Pyrus communis chromosome 6, drPyrComm1.1, whole genome shotgun sequence:
- the LOC137737076 gene encoding uncharacterized protein has product MQVPNSDEAAPENPKEPEQSEAEASNPTVKEEDGGAAADGDDDDSRVVDISSKSLDFSIRENSEDAGALYLYKNVFNLLPKSIASHKRLRTLKFFGNEINLFSPSAAMEFESLECLQVRMSSPEFGGLPLDKLSGLKELELSKVPPRPSGFQILSEIARLKCLTKLSVCHFSIRYLPPEIGCLNTLEYLDLSFNKIKSLPAEISNLNALISLKVANNKLVELPSTLSSLQRLETMDLSNNRLTSLGYLELDLMHNLQILNLQYNKLLTFCQIPSWICCNLEGNGKDTLGDDSTSSSVEMEVYETPLGNNNESLFRRGFHHSSASLTFAHSSNSRCCATRRSGRWRKQGYSLQQRARQERLNNSRKLKGLDPSKRLHVREDEESKPGIQDLLASESYPEGASDIINLDDDGDQDVLSREVQSENIVCHDVSSKERFVGNCSSVTPDSSTLDESDEKDCCEFDASSASNQQVYGEEDEGSSSDASKSICQPKRHPDGNLDNPRRPKHPRYCPDSSNLSRKYNDFSVCSTEDHLSDGFYDAGRDRPFMPLELYQEKFHLDSREVILVDRQWDKELDVILRSAQELVNRLNTDGNKADMLQIASLLALFVSDHFGGSDRSALVEWARKANPLSDYKKPFVCTCPTGNKGFISLSTKPVLKNFEDIVFSDLCEKSLRSIKARRKSIVVPIGTLQFGVCRHRALLLKYLCDWVEPRVPCELVRGYMDFMPHAWNIVSIKRGASEIRMVVDACRPRDLRVETDPEYYCRYIPLSRTKVHLPIRSSPAPTSFPSMPSCDETLKNSVTSLVRCKYGSNEAAGKMRTSMVYGNSTDEIRNFDYNCLGEIRILGALKHPCIVEMYGHQISSKWVPSGNGSPEHRILQSIIWMEDIKGGSLQNYMEKLSKAGDKRLPVELALCIAKNVACALVELHSKHIIHRDVKSANILIDLDRKRADGTHVVKLCDFDRAVPLRSYLHTCCIAHIGIPPANVCAGTPRWMAPEVLRAVHERNIYGLEIDIWSFGCLLLEMLTLQIPYFGVPELEIHELLTRGKRPRLTDDLEAFRSLNEPVMTQAGAELEGTEADLDTLRFLVDLFYQCTEENPENRPTADNLYELILEHSKTLTNSET; this is encoded by the exons ATGCAAGTCCCCAATTCTGACGAAGCTGCCCCCGAAAACCCTAAGGAACCAGAGCAATCAGAAGCTGAAGCCTCCAATCCGACTGTCAAAGAGGAAGATGGCGGAGCCGCTGCCGACGGCGATGACGACGACTCGAGGGTTGTCGATATTTCCAGCAAAAGCTTGGACTTTTCGATCAGGGAGAATTCTGAGGATGCCGGGGCTTTGTATCTGTATAAAAACGTGTTTAATTTATTGCCGAAGTCGATTGCCTCTCACAAGCGGTTGAGAACGCTGAAGTTCTTTGGGAATGAGATTAATTTATTTTCGCCGTCCGCGGCGATGGAGTTTGAGAGCTTGGAATGCTTGCAAGTGAGGATGTCGTCGCCGGAGTTTGGTGGGTTGCCGTTGGATAAATTGAGTGGCTTGAAGGAGCTTGAGCTTTCCAAAGTGCCGCCGAGGCCTTCGGGGTTTCAGATATTGAGCGAGATTGCTCGGCTCAAGTGCCTCACCAAGCTCTCTGTTTGTCACTTCTCTATAAG ATACCTCCCTCCAGAAATTGGCTGCTTAAACACTTTGGAATATCTAGATCTTTCATTCAACAAGATAAAAAGTTTGCCTGCTGAGATCAGTAATTTAAATGCCTTGATATCATTAAAAGTTGCTAATAATAAATTGGTGGAATTGCCTTCGACTTTGTCCTCTTTGCAGAGGTTGGAGACAATGGACCTGTCCAATAATAGATTGACATCACTAGGATATCTTGAACTTGACTTGATGCACAACCTCCAGATTTTAAATCTTCAG TACAACAAGCTTCTCACTTTCTGTCAAATACCCTCATGGATATGCTGCAATTTAGAAGGAAATGGGAAGGACACACTGGGTGATGATTCTACCAGTTCCTCTGTAGAAATGGAAGTATATGAAACCCCCCTTGGGAACAATAATGAAAGTTTATTTCGCAGAG GCTTTCATCATAGCTCAGCAAGTTTAACTTTCGCACATTCATCGAACAGTAGGTGCTGTGCAACTCGGAGGTCAGGTAGGTGGAGGAAGCAAGGGTACAGTTTGCAGCAAAGAGCTCGTCAAGAACGCTTAAACAACAGTAGAAAGTTGAAAGGTCTTGATCCTTCCAAGCGGTTACACGTGCGGGAAGATGAAGAAAGCAAACCAGGCATCCAAGATCTTCTTGCTTCTGAATCTTATCCTGAAGGTGCATCAGACATTATCAATCTGGATGATGATGGCGATCAAGATGTACTATCTAGGGAAGTGCAAAGTGAAAATATTGTGTGCCATGATGTGAGCTCGAAGGAGCGTTTTGTAGGAAATTGCTCATCTGTGACTCCAGACTCTAGCACACTAGATGAAAGTGATGAAAAGGATTGTTGTGAGTTTGATGCATCGTCAGCCTCCAATCAACAGGTTTACGGTGAGGAAGATGAAGGTTCATCTTCAGATGCATCAAAAAGTATTTGTCAACCCAAAAGGCACCCTGATGGGAACCTTGATAATCCGAGACGGCCCAAACATCCTAGATACTGTCCTGATAGTTCAAACTTGTCTCGGAAATATAATGACTTCTCGGTTTGCAGCACTGAGGACCATCTTTCTGATGGCTTTTATGATGCAGGGCGTGACAGGCCATTCATGCCACTAGAACTTTATCAGGAAAAATTCCACCTTGACTCACGTGAAGTCATTCTTGTGGACAG GCAATGGGATAAAGAGTTGGATGTTATTTTACGTTCTGCCCAAGAATTGGTGAATCGTTTAAATACAGATGGAAATAAGGCTGATATGCTGCAGATTGCATCATTGCTTGCTCTGTTTGTATCAGATCACTTTGGGGGAAGTGATAGGAGTGCTCTTGTTGAATGGGCACGAAAAGCTAATCCTCTTTCAGACTACAAGAAGCCTTTTGTTTGCACCTGCCCAACTGGAAACAAGGGCTTTATTAGTTTGTCCACTAAACCAGTTTTAAAGAATTTTGAAGATATCGTTTTTTCTGATCTCTGTGAGAAATCCCTTCGTTCTATTAAAGCACGACGAAAATCCATTGTGGTTCCCATTGGAACCTTGCAGTTTGGTGTGTGTCGGCATAGAGCATTGCTATTGAAG TATCTTTGTGATTGGGTGGAGCCTCGGGTACCTTGTGAGCTTGTTAGGGGTTACATGGATTTCATGCCACATGCGTGGAATATTGTATCAATCAAGAGAGGTGCCTCGGAGATTCGAATGGTAGTGGATGCATGTCGTCCGCGTGATTTAAGAGTGGAGACTGATCCTGAATATTATTGCAG GTATATTCCTCTCAGCCGGACCAAAGTTCATCTTCCAATTCGAAGCAGCCCTGCTCCTACCTCCTTCCCTTCTATGCCCTCTTGTGATGAAACTCTAAAAAACTCTGTTACTTCTCTCGTCCGGTGCAAATATGGATCAAATGAGGCAGCAGGAAAG ATGCGTACTTCCATGGTATATGGAAATTCAACGGATGAAATTAGGAACTTTGACTACAACTGTTTAGGGGAAATAAGGATTTTAGGTGCTTTGAAACACCCTTGCATAGTGGAAATGTATGGACATCAGATATCTTCCAAGTGGGTTCCTTCTGGGAATGGTAGTCCTGAGCATCGTATATTGCAGTCTATAATTTGGATGGAGGACATAAAAGGAGGTTCCTTACAG AATTATATGGAAAAGCTATCAAAAGCTGGTGACAAGCGTCTTCCAGTGGAGTTAGCTTTGTGCATCGCTAAAAATGTTGCATGTGCATTGGTGGAGCTGCATTCAAAGCACATTATTCACCGGGACGTAAAAAGtgcaaacattttgattgatcTGGATAGGAAGAGAGCTGATGGAACACATGTTGTGAAGCTCTGTGATTTTGATAGGGCAGTTCCCCTTCGATCTTACTTGCATACATGCTGCATCGCCCACATAGGAATACCTCCTGCTAATGTTTGTGCTGGAACACCTCGCTGGATGGCCCCAGAGGTTTTGCGAGCAGTGCATGAACGAAATATATATGGATTG GAAATTGATATCTGGTCGTTTGGGTGCTTGCTGTTGGAAATGTTGACTCTGCAAATTCCGTACTTCGGAGTACCTGAATTGGAGATTCATGAACTTCTGACG AGGGGAAAACGACCAAGGTTAACAGATGACTTGGAGGCGTTTCGGTCATTGAATGAGCCGGTAATGACTCAAGCAGGCGCGGAACTTGAGGGAACAGAGGCTGACTTAGACACACTGAGATTTCTTGTTGACTTGTTCTACCAATGTACGGAGGAGAATCCGGAGAATCGTCCGACGGCTGACAACCTCTACGAATTGATACTGGAACACAGCAAAACTCTTACAAACTCGGAAACTTAG
- the LOC137736885 gene encoding stem-specific protein TSJT1-like encodes MLAVFNKSVAKSPEALQSPQSGSASALKDGFLARQFASVHPSSVTVNLGSSGVIAYSLDKQNPLLPRLFAVVDDIFCLFQGHIENVALLKQQYGLNKTANEVIIVIEAFRTLRDRGPYPADQVVRDIQGKFAFVLFDSASKAAFVAADPDGNVPFFWGTDSEGHLVLADDSEVVKKGCGNSFAPFPKGCFFTSSGGLRSYEHPHNELKAVPRVDSSGEMCGANFKVDAETKKESSGIPRVGSAANWSTNY; translated from the exons ATGCTGGCAGTGTTCAACAAGTCGGTCGCCAAAAGCCCCGAGGCGCTGCAGAGCCCTCAGTCCGGATCAGCCTCCGCCTTGAAAGATGGGTTTCTGGCGCGGCAGTTTGCCTCTGTGCACCCTTCCTCCGTCACCGTCAATCTTGGCTCTTCTGGTGTAATCGCCTACTCTCTCGACAAACAGAACCCTCTTCTTCCAAG GTTGTTTGCGGTTGTGGACGACATTTTCTGCCTGTTCCAAGGCCACATTGAGAACGTTGCTCTTCTTAAGCAACAATATGGATTGAACAAAACAGCCAATGAGGTGATCATTGTGATTGAAGCTTTCAGGACTCTGAGAGACCGGGGTCCCTATCCTGCTGACCAGGTTGTGAGAGATATCCAAGGGAAGTTTGCATTTGTTCTCTTTGACAGTGCTTCCAAAGCCGCTTTTGTAGCTGCT GATCCTGATGGGAATGTTCCGTTCTTCTGGGGAACTGATTCTGAAGGCCATCTTGTTCTTGCAGATGATTcagaagttgtgaaaaagggcTGCGGAAATTCTTTTGCACCATTTCCTAAAG GTTGTTTCTTCACTTCCTCTGGAGGCTTGAGGAGTTACGAGCATCCCCACAATGAGTTGAAGGCGGTGCCACGTGTGGATAGCTCAGGTGAAATGTGTGGTGCCAATTTCAAGGTCGATGCTGAAACTAAGAAGGAATCGAGTGGCATCCCAAGAGTCGGGAGTGCTGCCAACTGGTCGACAAATTACTAA